The proteins below are encoded in one region of Doryrhamphus excisus isolate RoL2022-K1 chromosome 4, RoL_Dexc_1.0, whole genome shotgun sequence:
- the pgam5 gene encoding serine/threonine-protein phosphatase PGAM5, mitochondrial isoform X2, with protein sequence MFYRKTLKLICGFAGGSAALVLAAAAAADSRGYFGERRSQAGSRWLSLSVLDAAQPAWTPAGITPVQTGHAWDFNWDKRDPSALTNGKKKENATEDPSSEQDNGKPKATRNILLIRHSQYNLSGSTDKERILTPLGREQAELTGNRLAALGLKYDVLVHSSMARATETAHIISKHLPGVELLSCDLLREGAPIEPVPPVTHWKPDAVYHEDGARIEAAFRRYIHRADPKQKEDSYEIIVCHANVIRYFVCRALQFPPEGWLRMGLNNGSITWLTIRPSGRVALRTLGDAGFMPPDKLTRT encoded by the exons ATGTTTTACAGGAAAACTCTCAAACTTATTTGCGGTTTTGCTGGAGGTTCCGCCGCCCTGGtgctcgccgccgccgccgctgctgacTCCCGCGGCTATTTCGGCGAAAGGCGAAGCCAAGCGGGGAGCCGCTGGTTGAGTCTGTCCGTGTTGGACGCTGCCCAGCCGGCATGGACACCAGCGGGTATAACGCCTGTCCAGACTGGACACGCGTGGGACTTTAACTGGGATAA GAGAGACCCGTCTGCGCTGACCAATGGCAAGAAGAAAGAGAATGCAACTGAAGACCCCAGCTCGGAGCAAGACAACGGCAAACCGAAAGCAACGCGCAACATCCTCCTCATTAGACACTCTCAGTACAACCTGAGCGGGAGCACCGACAAGGAGCGCATCCTCACGCCCTTAG GTCGAGAGCAGGCCGAGTTGACGGGTAATCGACTGGCAGCGTTGGGATTGAAATACGATGTCCTGGTCCACTCCAGCATGGCCAGAGCCACAGAAACGGCACACATCATCAGCAAACACCTTCCAG GTGTGGAGCTGCTGAGCTGTGATTTGCTCCGCGAGGGCGCGCCCATTGAGCCGGTTCCACCCGTCACCCACTGGAAGCCCGACGCTGTG TACCACGAAGACGGCGCACGCATCGAGGCAGCTTTCCGCCGCTACATCCACCGGGCAGACCCCAAGCAGAAGGAGGACAGCTACGAGATCATCGTGTGCCATGCCAACGTCATCCGTTATTTTGTCTGCAG GGCCCTGCAGTTTCCACCCGAAGGCTGGTTACGTATGGGCTTGAACAACGGCAGCATCACGTGGCTCACCATCCGCCCCAGTGGACGTGTCGCACTCAGAACTCTGGGAGACGCGGGATTCATGCCGCCGGATAAACTAACACGGACCTGA
- the pgam5 gene encoding serine/threonine-protein phosphatase PGAM5, mitochondrial isoform X1, giving the protein MFYRKTLKLICGFAGGSAALVLAAAAAADSRGYFGERRSQAGSRWLSLSVLDAAQPAWTPAGITPVQTGHAWDFNWDKRDPSALTNGKKKENATEDPSSEQDNGKPKATRNILLIRHSQYNLSGSTDKERILTPLGREQAELTGNRLAALGLKYDVLVHSSMARATETAHIISKHLPGVELLSCDLLREGAPIEPVPPVTHWKPDAVQYHEDGARIEAAFRRYIHRADPKQKEDSYEIIVCHANVIRYFVCRALQFPPEGWLRMGLNNGSITWLTIRPSGRVALRTLGDAGFMPPDKLTRT; this is encoded by the exons ATGTTTTACAGGAAAACTCTCAAACTTATTTGCGGTTTTGCTGGAGGTTCCGCCGCCCTGGtgctcgccgccgccgccgctgctgacTCCCGCGGCTATTTCGGCGAAAGGCGAAGCCAAGCGGGGAGCCGCTGGTTGAGTCTGTCCGTGTTGGACGCTGCCCAGCCGGCATGGACACCAGCGGGTATAACGCCTGTCCAGACTGGACACGCGTGGGACTTTAACTGGGATAA GAGAGACCCGTCTGCGCTGACCAATGGCAAGAAGAAAGAGAATGCAACTGAAGACCCCAGCTCGGAGCAAGACAACGGCAAACCGAAAGCAACGCGCAACATCCTCCTCATTAGACACTCTCAGTACAACCTGAGCGGGAGCACCGACAAGGAGCGCATCCTCACGCCCTTAG GTCGAGAGCAGGCCGAGTTGACGGGTAATCGACTGGCAGCGTTGGGATTGAAATACGATGTCCTGGTCCACTCCAGCATGGCCAGAGCCACAGAAACGGCACACATCATCAGCAAACACCTTCCAG GTGTGGAGCTGCTGAGCTGTGATTTGCTCCGCGAGGGCGCGCCCATTGAGCCGGTTCCACCCGTCACCCACTGGAAGCCCGACGCTGTG CAGTACCACGAAGACGGCGCACGCATCGAGGCAGCTTTCCGCCGCTACATCCACCGGGCAGACCCCAAGCAGAAGGAGGACAGCTACGAGATCATCGTGTGCCATGCCAACGTCATCCGTTATTTTGTCTGCAG GGCCCTGCAGTTTCCACCCGAAGGCTGGTTACGTATGGGCTTGAACAACGGCAGCATCACGTGGCTCACCATCCGCCCCAGTGGACGTGTCGCACTCAGAACTCTGGGAGACGCGGGATTCATGCCGCCGGATAAACTAACACGGACCTGA
- the ankle2 gene encoding ankyrin repeat and LEM domain-containing protein 2, translating into MEAVLTRLKGLTADELREEFARADLKCGPITATTRAIFERKLARVLAAPESSSAESDNGSSARGADGVTSVVDHAKPLPCANSAVATRSSPNEELDFGYGVGLNPPEEDEISAKTSNSSQSAMETPSKAAQVPAFYYGVCPLLEDILSRNERAHVYTDKKDALQAVKVMKGARFKAFSNREDAEKFAKGMCDYFPSPSKSATCVSPVKPGQVLSKDNMEVDTINRERANSFKSPRTQDLTTKLRKPVEKGDEATFYELVWSNPRYLIGSGDNPTIVQEGCRYNVMHVAAKENQAGIAQLLIDTLENPEFMRLMYPDDEEAMLQKRIRYIVDLYLNTPDKAVFESPLHFACKFGCPDVVNVLCSHPDTDKNCRNKDDLKPCDIICSRRNKTPEVRQKISDYLEDRCYIPLLRAADNTSHPIIGSLWSPESSENLSLIQQHTRSPMDPLMTVTAYAGPLSPSQADDFRRSWKTPPRSRAEYFHNILKSDPDRGAERVGRDLAHEMGHPWAEYWDFLDSFVDLSSTEGLHKLEEYLSKKDFCPRTREEGENENSNRFRTPSPGKPKKFCNSISVGAFLDEGEDISLEEIKNRQNAALTSITSSTASMESLKGAVGGHDFHIMPMGPQYRGADLIETAAEQDLLCCCNGGLLSPGIVCKNGACSSSRDRTPNGEKVSPRSSPSSSSLLSPVSNLMVEFERMSLQENLDSTDGCRERRSSGGSRHREPLDSYSSALSTDMILSENNEVLKGGGAEERRSSSSDEFFEAEDSSLEMMSRTRGAALVVRNVCARSKSWDHGGRDLSSSGSSASSYKSLDNSHEFLPRTPPHVRKGLFISGDSPTKWDREVLSAMKSVEVDPQKYPSIHKWMSTMTSYSASDMQRSRLVSSWPTPAVVKPRLRMQHMTPGSPAASGLPSPSGRFSPARHNAASPDFSPSRFSPANVSYIQRIRLKHLNEPSL; encoded by the exons ATGGAGGCAGTTTTGACCAGGCTGAAGGGGCTGACTGCTGATGAACTGCGTGAGGAATTTGCTCGGGCAGACCTGAAGTGTGGCCCCATTACAGCCACCACTCGAGCTATCTTTGAAAGAAAGTTGGCCCGAGTGCTCGCCGCTCCAGAAAGCAGTTCCGCCGAATCGGACAACGGCTCATCTGCAAGGGGTGCAGACGGCGTAACTTCAGTTGTGGACCATGCCAAACCTTTACCGTGTGCCAACTCAGCTGTTGCAACAAGGAGCAGCCCAAATGAGGAGCTGGACTTCGGGTACGGCGTGGGTCTCAACCCGCCAGAGGAAGACGAGATCTCGGCAAAGACTTCTAACAGCTCTCAATCTGCAATGGAAACTCCTTCAAAAGCTGCACAAGTACCAGCTTTTTATTATGGAGTATGTCCACTTTTAGAGGATATTTTGTCCCGAAATG agaGAGCACACGTGTATACAGATAAGAAAGATGCCCTTCAAGCTGTGAAGGTGATGAAGGGCGCGCGCTTCAAAGCCTTTTCCAATCGTGAGGATGCTGAGAAGTTTGCCAAGGGGATGTGTGACTATTTCCCCTCTCCCAGCAAATCTGCAACCTGCGTGTCTCCTGTCAAACCAGGCCAGGTCCTCAGTAAAG ACAACATGGAAGTGGATACCATTAACCGTGAGCGGGCCAACAGTTTTAAGAGCCCACGCACCCAGGACCTGACAACCAAGCTGAGAAAACCAGTAGAGAAGGGAGATGAGGCAACCTTCTATGAGCTGGTCTGGAGCAACCCACGCTATCTCATTGGCTCAGGGGACAACCCCACGATCGTGCAG GAGGGCTGCCGGTATAACGTAATGCATGTGGCGGCCAAGGAGAACCAGGCGGGCATCGCCCAGCTTCTGATCGACACCTTGGAGAACCCCGAGTTCATGCGCCTCATGTACCCAGATGATGAAGAAGCCATGCTGCAGAAACGCATCCGTTATATTGTAGATCTTTACCTCAACACTCCAGATAAGGCT GTTTTTGAGTCACCGCTCCACTTTGCCTGCAAGTTTGGGTGTCCAGATGTGGTCAATGTGCTGTGTTCGCATCCAGACACTGATAAGAACTGCAGGAACAAGGATGACCTGAAGCCTTGTGAT aTCATTTGTAGCAGAAGGAACAAAACCCCGGAGGTCAGGCAGAAAATAAGTGATTATTTAGAAG ACCGCTGCTACATCCCCTTGTTGAGAGCAGCAGACAACACGTCTCATCCCATCATTGGTTCTTTGTGGTCACCTGAATCCTCAGAAAACCTCTCACTGATCCAGCAACACACAAGAAGCCCCATGGATCCACTGATGACCGTCACAGCCTATGCTGGTCCACTAAGTCCTTCTCAA GCCGATGACTTTCGCCGCTCCTGGAAAACCCCGCCGAGAAGTCGTGCAGAGTATTTCCATAACATCCTCAAGTCCGATCCTGACCGTGGAGCAGAGAGAGTTGGCAG AGATCTGGCTCATGAGATGGGTCACCCCTGGGCTGAATATTGGGACTTCCTGGACAGTTTTGTTGATCTGTCATCAACTGAGGGACTTCACAAGCTGGAAGAATACCTTAGCAAGAAGGATTTCTGTCCACGGACTCGCGAAGAAGGGGAGAATGAGAACAGCAACCGATTTAGAACACCCTCCCCAG GCAAGCCCAAGAAGTTCTGCAACTCCATCTCTGTTGGTGCCTTCCTGGATGAGGGTGAGGACATCAGCCTGGAGGAGATCAAGAACAGGCAGAACGCAGCGCTCACCAGCATCACCTCCTCCACTGCATCCATGGAGAGCCTGAAGGGAGCAGTGGGAGGCCACGACTTCCACATCATGCCCATGGGACCACAGTATCGGGGGGCTGACCTGATCGAGACTGCCGCCGAGCAGGACCTCCTGTGCTGCTGCAATGGCGGCCTCTTGTCGCCCGGCATTGTCTGCAAAAACGGAGCATGCTCCTCCTCAAGAGACAGGACTCCCAATGGGGAGAAGGTATCTCCTCGGAGCTCCCCGTCCTCGTCCAGCCTGCTGTCACCCGTCTCCAATCTCATGGTGGAGTTTGAGCGCATGTCGCTGCAAGAAAACCTGGACAGCACAGACGGGTGCAGAGAAAGGAGGAGCAGCGGCGGGAGCCGGCACAGAGAACCCCTCGACTCCTACAGCTCTGCCTTAAGCACAGACATGATTCTGTCTGAGAACAATGAAGTCCTGAAGGGAGGAGGCGCAGAAGAGAGGCGCAGCAGCAGCTCTGATGAGTTTTTCGAGGCAGAGGACAGTAGCCTGGAAATGATGAGCAGGACAAGGGGGGCCGCTTTAGTGGTACGCAATGTCTGTGCAAGATCAAAATCATGGGACCACGGGGGGAGGGACCTGAGTAGCTCGGGGTCATCAGCCTCTTCTTACAAATCCTTGGACAACTCCCATGAGTTCCTACCAAGGACACCGCCTCACGTCAGAAAAGGACTCTTTATCAGCGG GGATTCTCCTACCAAGTGGGACAGAGAAGTGTTGTCAGCAATGAAAAGTGTGGAGGTGGATCCTCAAAAATATCCCAGCATTCATAAGTGGATGAGCACAATGACGTCCTACTCTGCCTCAGACATGCAAAG AAGTCGACTTGTCTCCAGCTGGCCGACCCCTGCAGTGGTCAAACCGCGACTCAGGATGCAACATATGACTCCCGGCTCCCCGGCGGCGAGCGGCCTCCCGTCTCCCTCCGGTCGCTTCAGTCCCGCCCGCCACAACGCCGCCTCGCCGGACTTCAGCCCGAGCCGCTTCAGCCCCGCCAACGTGAGCTATATCCAACGGATCCGCCTCAAGCACTTGAACGAGCCGTCGCTTTGA